In Gossypium arboreum isolate Shixiya-1 chromosome 5, ASM2569848v2, whole genome shotgun sequence, a single genomic region encodes these proteins:
- the LOC108449985 gene encoding metal transporter Nramp2-like, producing the protein MNSPNRGEESPKEEPDRDKGAAEESESKSLLPSQSPSPSSDDENEVAFESREKVVIVDLETPESILNVDYVPPFSWKKLWLFTGPGFLMSIAFLDPGNLEGDLQAGAIAGYSLLWLLMWATVMGLLIQLLSARVGVATGRHLAELCREEYPTWARLVLWFMAELALIGADIQEVIGSAIAIQILSNGALPLWAGVLITASDCFVFLFLENYGVRKLEAVFAVLIATMALAFAWMFGDTKPNGKELLIGILVPRLGSKTIRQAVGVVGCVIMPHNVFLHSALVQSRDIDPKKRGRVQEALNYYTIESSVALLVSFMINLFVTTVFAKGFYGTKQANNIGLVNAGQYLEEKYGGGLFPILYIWGIGLLAAGQSSTITGTYAGQFIMGGFLNLRLKKWLRALITRSFAIVPTIVVALVFNTSEASLDILNEWLNVLQSIQIPFALIPLLTLVSKEHVMGVFRIGPTLEKLAWTVAALVIVINGYLLLDFFVSEVKGLLFGLFICIWTAAYIAFIVYLISRGGALPSTWFSIELSKRFSANGT; encoded by the exons ATGAATTCCCCAAACCGAGGCGAGGAGTCTCCAAAGGAGGAACCTGACAGAGACAAAGGTGCGGCTGAGGAATCCGAATCCAAAAGCCTATTGCCATCCCAATCTCCTTCGCCGTCGTCAGATGATGAAAACGAGGTGGCATTCGAGTCCCGAGAGAAAGTCGTGATCGTCGACCTGGAAACGCCTGAATCCATCCTAAATGTCGATTACGTCCCTCCATTTTCATGGAAGAAGCTCTGGTTGTTTACGGGTCCGGGGTTTCTAATGAGTATAGCATTTTTAGATCCGGGGAATTTGGAAGGGGATCTCCAGGCTGGGGCAATTGCGGGTTACTCTTTGCTTTGGTTGTTGATGTGGGCAACCGTCATGGGCCTGCTTATCCAATTGTTGTCGGCTAGGGTCGGAGTGGCAACAGGCCGGCATCTTGCGGAGCTTTGCCGAGAGGAATATCCGACTTGGGCTCGATTGGTGCTGTGGTTCATGGCGGAATTGGCGCTTATTGGAGCTGATATTCAAGAGGTTATCGGGAGTGCTATAGCTATCCAAATTTTGAGTAACGGTGCTTTGCCGCTATGGGCTGGTGTCTTAATTACCGCTTCGGATTG TTTTGTCTTTTTATTCCTGGAGAATTATGGAGTCAGGAAACTAGAAGCTGTTTTTGCCGTATTGATTGCTACTATGGCTTTAGCATTTGCTTGGATGTTTGGTGATACAAAACCCAATGGAAAAGAACTACTAATAG GTATTTTGGTTCCTAGACTCGGCTCGAAAACAATTCGACAAGCAGTGGGGGTTGTGGGTTGTGTCATAATGCCTCATAACGTATTTTTACATTCTGCTTTGGTACAATCAAGAGACATAGATCCCAAAAAGAGAGGCCGGGTTCAAGAGGCACTAAACTACTACACAATTGAATCCTCTGTTGCGCTTCTAGTTTCCTTCATGATCAATTTATTTGTGACAACAGTCTTTGCCAAGGGATTCTATGGTACAAAACAAGCAAATAACATAGGACTAGTTAACGCAGGGCAGTATCTTGAGGAGAAGTATGGTGGAGGGCTCTTTCCAATTCTCTACATATGGGGTATTGGCTTGCTGGCAGCTGGACAAAGTAGTACAATAACTGGCACCTATGCCGGTCAGTTTATAATGGGAGGTTTTCTCAACCTTCGTCTGAAGAAGTGGTTGAGGGCATTGATTACGCGTAGCTTTGCAATCGTGCCGACTATAGTTGTAGCTCTCGTGTTTAATACATCTGAAGCTTCGTTGGATATTTTGAATGAATGGCTTAATGTGCTTCAGTCAATACAGATTCCTTTTGCACTGATCCCGCTTCTAACCTTGGTCTCCAAGGAGCACGTCATGGGGGTCTTTAGGATTGGGCCTACTCTTGAG AAACTGGCCTGGACTGTGGCTGCACTGGTAATAGTAATCAATGGGTATCTTTTACTGGATTTCTTTGTTTCTGAAGTAAAGGGGCTGCTGTTTGGACTATTTATCTGTATTTGGACAGCTGCATATATAGCATTCATAGTTTATCTCATTTCACGTGGTGGTGCTCTTCCTTCCACCTGGTTCAGCATAGAACTATCCAAGAGATTTTCTGCGAATGGAACTTAG
- the LOC108452357 gene encoding pumilio homolog 15-like — protein MESTVPFLSPVSQSPENHFSFYHNFELFYMENIAQNNSFDQTQTLESAFSGLNVSGYPDLPDSGYQFGGGFARAGQDRNNNVIGEGTKVGPDVESWGAFMYSSYQLGSSRNTEFSILPSSNQTRLLSAAASAAGCTMPFGLNNNINRPSFNTSKLCNNNQTRPHWLHEPLNCLSLGDLRGRLVALAKDQYGCKFLQKSVEKASKEEIDMVFMEVIDHVCELMSNSFANFVVQKVVDVCSEEQRNHILLMVIKNRFRLVEICLNLHGARAVQKLLEKLTTQQQISLFMSALSPGAVALSKDLNGHRVIQYCLKNFSDEDNKYFLTVVANNCYQIAIDKCGCCALKHCLDHSNGEARSRLFQEIIANALNLAEDQYGNYVVQHILELKETQTTESLLRQLQGNYASLSCNRYGSNVVERCLLESEEPLTTRIIVELLRSPIVSTLLLDPFGNYVIQSALSVSKGFVFDALLNLVQDHYPIMRSHSYGKWVLAWFSRRKQLHM, from the exons atgGAGTCTACTGTACCCTTTTTGTCTCCTGTTTCACAGTCTCCGGAGAATCATTTTTCCTTTTATCATAACTTTGAACTTTTTTATATGGAAAATATAGCACAAAACAACTCTTTTGATCAAACTCAAACCTTAGAATCAGCCTTTTCTGGTCTTAATGTTTCAGGTTATCCGgatttacccgattctggttatCAATTTGGCGGTGGGTTTGCAAGAGCAGGACAAGATAGAAACAACAATGTTATTGGCGAGGGCACAAAAGTGGGGCCAGATGTTGAAAGTTGGGGGGCTTTCATGTATAGTTCGTATCAGCTTGGTTCTAGTAGGAATACTGAATTCTCGATATTACCCTCTTCTAATCAAACCAGGCTCTTGTCCGCTGCTGCTTCTGCTGCCGGTTGCACAATGCCTTTTGGGTTAAACAATAACATAAACCGACCTAGTTTTAATACTAGTAAGCTTTGTAATAATAATCAGACTCGGCCTCATTGGTTACATGAACCTTTGAATTGTTTGAGTTTAGGGGATTTGAGGGGTAGGCTTGTTGCCTTAGCAAAAGATCAATATGGTTGTAAGTTTTTACAAAAGTCAGTTGAGAAAGCTTCAAAGGAGGAAATTGATATGGTTTTTATGGAGGTTATTGATCATGTTTGTGAGTTGATGTCGAACTCTTTTGCCAATTTTGTTGTTCAAAAAGTTGTGGATGTTTGTAGCGAGGAACAGAGGAATCATATTCTTTTGATGGTTATTAAGAATCGGTTTCGACTTGTTGAGATTTGTCTCAATCTTCATGG GGCTCGTGCTGTACAAAAATTGTTGGAGAAACTTACTACTCAACAACAGATTTCGTTGTTTATGTCAGCTCTAAGCCCTGGAGCTGTTGCATTGTCGAAGGACTTGAATGGTCATCGTGTGATCCAGTATTGCTTGAAAAATTTCTCTGATGAAGATAACAAG TATTTTCTGACTGTGGTGGCTAATAACTGTTATCAAATTGCAATAGACAAATGTGGATGTTGTGCACTGAAGCATTGTCTTGACCACTCGAATGGAGAGGCAAGATCCCGTCTTTTTCAAGAGATCATAGCAAATGCTCTAAACTTAGCTGAAGATCAATACGG cAACTATGTGGTGCAACATATACTGGAACTGAAAGAGACACAAACAACAGAAAGTCTTCTGAGACAGCTTCAAGGGAATTATGCTTCTCTTTCCTGCAATAGGTACGGAAGCAATGTTGTTGAGAGATGCTTGTTGGAATCAGAAGAACCGCTGACCACGAGAATCATAGTGGAGTTGCTTAGAAGTCCAATCGTTTCTACACTCCTTCTCGATCCTTTTGGGAACTATGTTATTCAATCAGCTTTGTCAGTCTCTAAG GGCTTTGTGTTCGATGCTTTGCTGAATTTGGTGCAAGATCACTACCCAATAATGCGCAGCCATAGTTATGGAAAATGGGTACTTGCCTGGTTCAGCAGGAGAAAGCAGTTACACATGTAA